A window of the Candidatus Tanganyikabacteria bacterium genome harbors these coding sequences:
- the rpmI gene encoding 50S ribosomal protein L35 yields the protein MPKMKTHRASAKRYKLTGSGKLMRRTAFRKHLLVHKSTARVRRITDESGISTADEARVTQALPYAKYVR from the coding sequence ATGCCCAAGATGAAAACCCACCGCGCATCAGCCAAGCGCTACAAGCTCACGGGTTCCGGCAAGCTCATGCGCCGCACCGCGTTCCGGAAGCACCTGCTCGTCCACAAGTCGACGGCCAGGGTCCGGCGCATCACCGACGAGTCGGGCATCTCGACGGCCGACGAGGCTCGCGTCACGCAGGCCCTTCCGTACGCCAAGTACGTCCGGTAG
- a CDS encoding translation initiation factor IF-3 has translation MAPAACRSRFCPPRRRATILKETVLLNERIRAREVRTIDDEGAQLGVLPIREALRIAQEKGLDLVLVAADASPPVCKIMDYGRHKFEQEKRTREARKKQHTQTLKEVTLSYKIGEHDYQVRLRAVRKFVGEGDKVKITIRFRGREMQHQALGTSVLMRFAKDCSDIAMIERDPRQEGRTLFIILAPKKGQAQPKPAAQPAKPEPEESKTQA, from the coding sequence GTGGCGCCAGCCGCCTGCCGATCGCGTTTTTGCCCCCCAAGAAGGAGAGCCACCATTCTCAAGGAAACCGTCCTGCTCAACGAGCGGATCCGGGCCCGCGAAGTGCGGACCATCGACGACGAGGGCGCGCAGCTGGGCGTGCTGCCCATTCGCGAGGCCTTGCGCATCGCGCAGGAAAAGGGCCTCGATCTCGTGCTGGTAGCTGCCGACGCCTCCCCTCCGGTCTGCAAGATCATGGACTACGGCCGCCACAAGTTCGAGCAGGAGAAGCGGACCCGCGAAGCCCGCAAGAAGCAGCACACGCAGACCCTAAAGGAAGTGACGCTCTCCTACAAGATCGGCGAGCACGACTATCAGGTGCGCCTCCGCGCCGTGCGCAAGTTCGTCGGCGAGGGCGACAAGGTCAAGATCACCATCCGCTTTCGCGGCCGCGAGATGCAGCACCAGGCGCTCGGCACGTCGGTGCTGATGCGCTTCGCCAAGGATTGCTCCGATATCGCCATGATCGAGCGCGATCCCCGGCAGGAGGGCCGCACCTTGTTCATCATCCTTGCCCCCAAGAAGGGGCAGGCACAGCCCAAGCCCGCCGCTCAGCCGGCCAAGCCGGAGCCTGAAGAATCGAAAACCCAGGCCTGA
- the rplT gene encoding 50S ribosomal protein L20, translating to MRVKRGNANRRKHKKVLKLTRSFRAGTSRLFRTANQAMMKALRYMYRHRRERRGDFRRLWIQRINAAARLNGMSYSQLINGLRKAEITINRKILSELAISDSAAFAQLVSRAKEAVQKTA from the coding sequence ATGCGAGTTAAGCGTGGCAATGCCAACCGGCGTAAGCACAAGAAGGTCCTGAAGCTCACCCGCAGCTTCCGCGCCGGCACGAGCAGGCTCTTCCGGACGGCCAACCAGGCCATGATGAAGGCACTCCGGTACATGTACCGGCACCGTCGCGAGCGCCGCGGCGACTTCCGGCGGCTGTGGATCCAGCGCATCAACGCCGCCGCCCGCCTCAACGGGATGAGCTACAGCCAGCTGATCAACGGCTTGCGCAAGGCCGAGATCACGATCAACCGCAAGATCCTCTCCGAGCTCGCCATCTCCGACTCCGCGGCCTTCGCGCAGCTCGTGAGCCGCGCCAAGGAAGCGGTGCAGAAGACGGCGTAA
- a CDS encoding M20/M25/M40 family metallo-hydrolase — protein MQAAEIKQISETLGQDRDAVVAFARDLVSTPGFCGEEGAVAALVAERMRDLGFDDVWTDDAGNVAGRVKGAAPGRSVLLATHLDTARPGERSLWEHDPFGADLADGWLHGLGASSNKAAIACQVYAAAALARAGLRAGDVTVASVVHSEGGECLGLAHLLERSLPERRIRTPDFTVMGDPTGLDLFLGHRGRCELEIVTIGRTSHSSSPWLGLNAAYKMIPVLEGIEELATALPSHPFLERSTVAVTDVSTLPRDAARIPDRCIARIDRRFLPGESLDAIVGQLQTILTRIGARDPEFRGEISVRSAAERTYSGLERTAPKVMTAWLTAEDHPLVVAAISALADLGEVPRFDKWYFATDGSYVGGTLGLPTIGYSPGEERYSHTPYDRVRVDYILRCAVGTAAIAGAIAEEGNV, from the coding sequence GTGCAAGCGGCCGAAATCAAGCAAATCTCCGAGACTTTGGGCCAGGATCGGGATGCCGTCGTCGCGTTCGCTCGCGACCTGGTGAGCACGCCGGGCTTTTGCGGCGAGGAGGGCGCGGTGGCCGCCCTGGTCGCGGAGCGGATGCGCGATCTGGGCTTCGACGACGTCTGGACGGACGATGCCGGCAACGTCGCCGGCCGCGTGAAGGGCGCGGCTCCCGGCCGGTCGGTGCTGCTGGCCACCCACCTCGACACGGCGCGGCCGGGGGAGCGCTCGCTCTGGGAGCATGACCCGTTCGGCGCCGACCTGGCCGACGGCTGGCTCCACGGCCTCGGGGCTTCGAGCAACAAGGCGGCCATCGCGTGCCAGGTGTATGCGGCGGCTGCGCTGGCGCGCGCTGGCCTGCGGGCCGGAGATGTCACGGTGGCGTCGGTGGTGCATTCCGAGGGTGGCGAATGCCTGGGGCTCGCTCACCTGCTCGAGCGGTCGCTGCCGGAGCGCCGCATCCGCACGCCGGACTTCACGGTCATGGGCGATCCGACCGGCCTCGACCTGTTCCTGGGCCACCGGGGACGCTGCGAGCTGGAAATCGTCACCATCGGCCGCACCAGCCACTCGAGTTCGCCCTGGCTCGGGCTCAACGCGGCCTACAAGATGATCCCGGTGCTCGAGGGCATCGAGGAGCTTGCGACGGCCCTGCCCAGCCACCCGTTCCTCGAGCGCAGCACGGTGGCGGTGACCGACGTGTCCACGCTTCCCAGGGACGCGGCGCGCATCCCCGACCGCTGCATCGCGCGCATCGATCGGCGCTTCCTGCCCGGCGAGTCGCTCGACGCCATCGTGGGCCAGCTCCAGACCATCCTGACGCGCATCGGCGCCAGGGATCCCGAGTTCCGCGGGGAGATCTCCGTCCGCTCCGCCGCCGAGCGGACCTACAGCGGGCTGGAGCGCACCGCGCCCAAGGTCATGACCGCCTGGCTCACCGCCGAGGACCACCCCCTGGTGGTGGCCGCCATCTCGGCCCTCGCCGACCTCGGTGAAGTGCCGCGGTTCGACAAGTGGTACTTCGCCACCGACGGCTCCTACGTGGGCGGAACGCTCGGCCTGCCGACGATCGGGTACTCCCCGGGCGAGGAACGCTACTCGCATACCCCCTACGACCGAGTCAGGGTAGACTACATTCTGCGGTGCGCGGTCGGCACCGCGGCGATCGCCGGGGCGATCGCGGAGGAAGGGAATGTCTGA